Below is a genomic region from Rhizobium sp. ACO-34A.
GGTCCGGTCGATGTACTGCTTCTGTACGACCGCATCCGGCGTGACGGATCGGAAGTTCGACACGAAACTGCCAAGTGTCGCCCGCACCACGCGCTGATCGGCATATTCGATCTGCTGCGGAAAGCCCGAATTGACAGCCGTGCCAAGCTTGTCGACCTCGACGATATAAGGGATCAACTTCACCTGGGTGCTCTGGTAGAGCGCGTAGCCAAAACCGATGACGGCCATGGTCATGCTGGCAATGCCGACAATGCGCCATGCGGCGGCGGCTTTTACATAGGAACCGTAGCGCTCGTTCCATTCGGTGCGCGCAGCGATGTAGGGATTATCTGGGATATTGTGTCCGGCCATTCTTTCAGCGTCCCGTCACTTGCTGTCGTTAATCGGCGGTGGTGAAGGCGGTGTGCCGGGCCGGCCGGAGGTTTGATCGAGTTTGGCGTTGGCAAGGCCGAGCATCGATCCGGCATAAGCGCCGGGCGAACCGATCGCCTTTTCCTTTGCTGCGGAGCCGACGGCCCCTGCCGCGCCGCCAATCCCAGCCTGCATGCCGCGTAGCGTCGCACTGGCCAGAGACGCGCCCCCTGCCCTTGCGGCACTCGCCGCACCGAAGCCTCTGTTGGCCGCTGCTGTTGCCAAAAAGCCGGCGCCCGCCGCAAAGGACGCGGCCTGTCCGCCATGACGAATGGCTTCCATGCCGCCGCCGACCGATGCACCCTGGACCACGCCCTGCAGGATGGGAGGCACATACATGGCGATGACGAAGACGACCACGGAGATGCCGGCAATTGCGAGCGTCGTGATGAACTGTTCCGAGGTTGCAGTCGGCGCCTCTGCCAGACCGAGAAGAATGTCCGAGCCGATCTTGGCGATCATGACAAGCGCCATCAGCTTCATGCCAACGGAGAAGGCATAGACAAGATACTTGATCGCGAAATCCTTGGTGTAGGAGGAGCCGCCGAGCCCAAGCATGACCATGCCGGCGAGGAGGCCGACATGTCCGTCGTCGAATGATTTGAGACTTTTTGGGCTTTGGAAGAATGGAGTTTCCGGCTCGGTCTGCGGGTTGATTTAAGCTGCTTTGGCCTGGTGGTTCAAGCGGCGCTGTTTGATGGTGTCTCGTTTGATCCTTTCGCGTTCGAGCAGGATGGTCTGACCGCGCCCGAAGTAGACTTCGGCCGGGGTGAGATTGTCGAGGCTCTCGTGATATCGGCGATGATTGTAGTGCTCGACGAAGGCCGCGATCTGCGCTTCTAGGTCTTCCTGGAAGAAGTAGTTTTCGAGCAGGATGCGGTTCTTGAGTGTTTGGTGCCAACGCTCGATCTTGCCCTGCGTTTGCGGATGGCCGGGAGCACCGTGGACCTGGTCGATCTTGTATTTCTCCAGCCATTCACCGAGATCGGAGGCGACGTAACACGGGCCGTTGTCGGACAGCAGGCGTGGCCGGTGCTCGACCTTGACCTTGTCGCAGCCTGATGCGGCCAATGCCAGATCGAGCGTGTCGGTGACGTCATCGACTTTCATGCCGGTGCACAGCTTCCAGGCGATGACGTAACGGGAATAGTCGTCGAGAATGGTAGACAGGTAGAACCATCCCCAGCCAATGACCTTCAGATAGGTGAAGTCGGTTTGCCATATCTCGTTCGGCCGCGTGGTCTTGTCCTTGAACTCGTCGTTGGCCTTGATGACGA
It encodes:
- a CDS encoding conjugal transfer protein TrbF, giving the protein MAGHNIPDNPYIAARTEWNERYGSYVKAAAAWRIVGIASMTMAVIGFGYALYQSTQVKLIPYIVEVDKLGTAVNSGFPQQIEYADQRVVRATLGSFVSNFRSVTPDAVVQKQYIDRTYGLLRTSDPATEKVNAWFRSNSPFEKAKNSTVAIEVNNIVALSNQTYQIDWTEFERDRRGKETAIRRFRGIATVTLTPPQDEGVIRLNPIGLYLRDFDWTAQL